Proteins from one Hyperolius riggenbachi isolate aHypRig1 chromosome 2, aHypRig1.pri, whole genome shotgun sequence genomic window:
- the LOC137546839 gene encoding uncharacterized protein C6orf132-like isoform X3, with product MHTEIQGLAVPTPSVPSGYTDNPSLGNGPKFNGNYRLYSSVGDLRLMSYEYSDEEIPAPPSVPPPPPPTMITVAPSQESNYSSTISSPSSPSPPDFIPPTPNSSAPSVPNFLPYTDASVASTEQQSTDVTNWKSGTDLSAGQKEMSMSLPNRFSLNPAVFQDSRGQTITEADPQSTLPKSFKVPPPAPIRTSSIQLQEYHDISYSKASTQSPVRSSFNPNAQAKLFSVQENKLLNDTANKRKSMLIMDDQQDVFQNIDLAVQKPSSVVDFPSGTLAQKSSADMKTAELEAVSRTQNGLLSDSRQGPEPGFDNEPEKQSNNINTPVNGITLGKKERSSHSLSSTELTKMPLFKDDVIENGHKSLKPKILSMKPILTNLPISTINVQTKQNSLTRKETTTLPKEREKMQNDLKLEQKEIAEVIQDAPPSPPPMSPPPPPPLIMPPKPPTIPPPPPLPFAVTPPKTSPLTSPPGSPLVALTSPVPQVSPLLPSKPKISTSLTPPIPPSLSKTESSKGPQVPLLKALQEKQQTLRQIPKKSVEIRSAHVSSVSIDDDNDQKARVGKIKGELEALFSPKKDEKVGELKNVRLGSESNKKNMEANKKNGNTQSKDGENTLVNSLMLKVPLMSVKQDKEELDGDFSDWNTKNSKADIQIPEPDYQPTTPNQKTERLDFSSMHSEIIMPMAEMSSRPVQPLKVTDVPSTLDNIPTYKPHSDRKEFTESWTLDKISLKVPEPVAFEHQKPDTDHSNEETTASVILNSTANENVNKHLDTGEQEEISSPMALLMAAKRRAQKGNRSAALERSNLPKISLSRGIVKSTFSSQCNEEKINTSTFPKKENAGYFSQQVTNFIANPSNPLDPDLSISRWTDRECKSSSLNTVAPNSQKSDKATFIHTGNESFGKVSPEDRNEDFQNDKFVQYSDSTKMASFIDGPAFNISAVPSPIPASKRDELIDYGILPPPAEFMNSPPTVDIVSHERGLYNTNLKSGLMAGYGRNNQPLVSQTSSSSSSDFNKYRSGPYSTEVGRDQQKASLIKKRLYMPAPDSMSSYGKSTNTLRTSAYNHVHVPSTSSIVSEQWRSTNPSRYLSQGRRVPSENLNRMVSPITDLKYKPQNPEYSIGKETGRPQSTYQQGMTFTVRPGTRQPITQMYQGGYL from the coding sequence GTAATGGACCAAAATTTAATGGAAATTACAGACTGTATAGTTCTGTTGGGGATCTGCGTTTAATGAGTTATGAATATTCTGATGAGGAGATTCCTGCACCACCTTCTGtgccacctccaccaccacctacAATGATTACTGTTGCTCCATCACAAGAAAGTAATTATTCATCCACAATTTCATCTCCATCATCTCCTAGCCCTCCAGACTTTATACCACCTACGCCAAATTCTTCTGCGCCATCGGTACCTAATTTTCTGCCTTACACAGACGCTTCTGTTGCATCAACAGAGCAGCAATCCACTGATGTTACCAACTGGAAATCCGGAACAGATCTTAGTGCAGGACAAAAAGAGATGTCTATGAGTCTGCCCAACAGGTTTTCATTAAatcctgcagtttttcaggatAGTCGTGGACAGACAATAACTGAGGCAGATCCTCAATCCACTCTGCCAAAGTCCTTCAAGgttcctcctcctgccccaaTCAGAACCTCATCGATACAGCTCCAAGAATATCATGATATAAGCTATTCCAAAGCTTCTACCCAATCGCCAGTACGATCTAGTTTTAATCCCAATGCACAAGCCAAACTTTTTTCAGTGCAGGAGAACAAACTTCTTAATGATACAGCAAACAAGAGAAAATCCATGCTGATCATGGATGATCAACAAGATGTGTTCCAAAATATTGATCTTGCAGTTCAAAAACCTAGCAGTGTAGTAGATTTCCCATCTGGGACATTGGCCCAAAAATCATCTGCGGATATGAAAACTGCTGAATTAGAAGCTGTAAGCAGAACTCAAAACGGGTTGTTAAGTGACAGTAGACAGGGACCTGAGCCTGGTTTTGACAATGAACCAGAGAAGCAATCAAACAATATTAATACACCTGTCAATGGAATAACACTAGGAAAAAAGGAAAGATCAAGCCATTCTCTTAGCAGTACTGAACTGACTAAAATGCCATTGTTTAAAGATGATGTTATAGAAAATGGACATAAAAGTTTAAAGCCCAAAATTCTCTCAATGAAACCTATTTTAACAAATCTACCCATATCTACTATTAATGTACAGACTAAACAAAATTCCCTAACAAGGAAGGAGACAACTACTCTccctaaagagagagaaaaaatgcAGAATGATCTAAAACTTGAGCAAAAAGAAATTGCTGAAGTCATACAGGATGCACCCCCATCACCTCCCCCCATgtcccctccaccaccacctccactgATTATGCCACCAAAACCACCAACaattccaccaccacctcctctacCATTTGCAGTAACACCACCGAAGACCTCACCATTGACCTCACCACCTGGTTCTCCTCTTGTGGCTTTAACCTCACCAGTACCTCAGGTTTCACCATTGCTTCCTTCAAAGCCTAAAATCTCAACCTCTTTAACCCCACCCATACCTCCATCTTTAAGTAAAACTGAGTCAAGTAAAGGTCCACAAGTGCCTTTACTAAAAGCACTACAAGAAAAACAGCAAACACtaagacaaatacctaaaaagtcTGTAGAGATTAGATCTGCTCATGTATCTTCTGTGTCTATTGATGATGATAATGACCAAAAGGCCAGAGTTGGGAAAATAAAAGGAGAGTTAGAAGCTTTGTTCTCTCCAAAGAAAGATGAAAAAGTAGGGGAGTTGAAAAATGTTCGCCTAGGGTCAGAATCCAATAAAAAGAATATGGAAGCCAATAAAAAGAATGGAAATACTCAAAGTAAAGATGGAGAAAACACACTTGTGAACTCTTTAATGTTAAAAGTACCACTCATGTCTGTTAAACAGGATAAGGAAGAGCTTGATGGCGATTTCTCAGATTGGAATACTAAAAATAGCAAAGCAGATATTCAGATTCCTGAGCCAGACTATCAGCCTACAACACCCAACCAAAAAACTGAAAGGCTAGACTTTTCAAGTATGCATAGTGAAATTATAATGCCTATGGCTGAAATGTCCTCCAGACCTGTCCAGCCTTTGAAGGTTACAGATGTACCCAGCACACTAGATAATATACCAACATATAAGCCACACAGCGACAGAAAGGAATTCACAGAAAGCTGGACTTTAGATAAAATATCATTGAAAGTGCCAGAGCCAGTTGCATTTGAACATCAGAAACCAGATACTGACCACAGCAATGAAGAAACCACAGCTTCTGTGATATTGAATTCCACTGCAAATGAAAATGTAAATAAACATCTTGACACTGGGGAACAGGAAGAAATCAGTTCCCCTATGGCTTTGCTTATGGCTGCAAAAAGAAGAGCCCAAAAGGGAAACCGATCTGCGGCGTTAGAACGTAGCAATCTGCCCAAAATATCACTTTCAAGAGGTATTGTGAAAAGCACTTTTAGTTCTCAATGTAATGAGGAAAAGATTAACACCTCTACTTTCCCCAAGAAAGAGAATGCTGGGTATTTTAGTCAACAGGTTACCAATTTCATTGCTAACCCAAGCAATCCTTTGGATCCAGATTTATCGATATCAAGATGGACTGACAGAGAGTGTAAGTCATCTAGTTTAAACACTGTGGCACCTAATTCACAAAAATCTGATAAGGCAACCTTTATACATACtgggaatgaaagctttggaaaaGTTTCCCCAGAGGATCGAAATGAAGACTTTCAGAATGACAAATTTGTTCAGTACAGCGATTCTACTAAAATGGCAAGCTTCATTGATGGACCTGCATTTAATATTTCAGCTGTTCCTTCACCTATACCAGCATCAAAGAGAGATGAGTTAATTGATTATGGAATCCTACCACCTCCAGCAGAATTCATGAACAGTCCTCCAACAGTGGATATTGTGTCACATGAGAGAGGATTATATAATACTAACCTGAAGTCTGGTTTAATGGCAGGTTATGGGCGGAATAATCAACCTTTGGTTTCCCAGACAAGCTCAagtagcagcagtgactttaacaaGTACAGAAGTGGTCCTTACAGCACAGAAGTTGGCAGAGATCAGCAGAAAGCTTCCCTCATTAAGAAACGCCTATATATGCCTGCCCCAGACAGCATGAGCAGCTATGGAAAAAGTACAAACACTCTGCGGACATCAGCTTACAATCATGTACATGTTCCATCTACTTCCAGTATTGTTTCAGAACAATGGCGTTCTACCAATCCTTCAAGATATTTGTCGCAAGGAAGGAGAGTGCCCTCTGAAAATCTCAACCGAATGGTATCGCCTATCACTGATCTTAAATACAAACCTCAAAATCCTGAATATTCAATTGGGAAAGAAACTGGCAG
- the LOC137546839 gene encoding uncharacterized protein C6orf132-like isoform X2 has translation MVSDWGSDEVHNSFSFLDDSGTATLKARPGPRVRPVLQFSASHTEIQGLAVPTPSVPSGYTDNPSLGNGPKFNGNYRLYSSVGDLRLMSYEYSDEEIPAPPSVPPPPPPTMITVAPSQESNYSSTISSPSSPSPPDFIPPTPNSSAPSVPNFLPYTDASVASTEQQSTDVTNWKSGTDLSAGQKEMSMSLPNRFSLNPAVFQDSRGQTITEADPQSTLPKSFKVPPPAPIRTSSIQLQEYHDISYSKASTQSPVRSSFNPNAQAKLFSVQENKLLNDTANKRKSMLIMDDQQDVFQNIDLAVQKPSSVVDFPSGTLAQKSSADMKTAELEAVSRTQNGLLSDSRQGPEPGFDNEPEKQSNNINTPVNGITLGKKERSSHSLSSTELTKMPLFKDDVIENGHKSLKPKILSMKPILTNLPISTINVQTKQNSLTRKETTTLPKEREKMQNDLKLEQKEIAEVIQDAPPSPPPMSPPPPPPLIMPPKPPTIPPPPPLPFAVTPPKTSPLTSPPGSPLVALTSPVPQVSPLLPSKPKISTSLTPPIPPSLSKTESSKGPQVPLLKALQEKQQTLRQIPKKSVEIRSAHVSSVSIDDDNDQKARVGKIKGELEALFSPKKDEKVGELKNVRLGSESNKKNMEANKKNGNTQSKDGENTLVNSLMLKVPLMSVKQDKEELDGDFSDWNTKNSKADIQIPEPDYQPTTPNQKTERLDFSSMHSEIIMPMAEMSSRPVQPLKVTDVPSTLDNIPTYKPHSDRKEFTESWTLDKISLKVPEPVAFEHQKPDTDHSNEETTASVILNSTANENVNKHLDTGEQEEISSPMALLMAAKRRAQKGNRSAALERSNLPKISLSRGIVKSTFSSQCNEEKINTSTFPKKENAGYFSQQVTNFIANPSNPLDPDLSISRWTDRECKSSSLNTVAPNSQKSDKATFIHTGNESFGKVSPEDRNEDFQNDKFVQYSDSTKMASFIDGPAFNISAVPSPIPASKRDELIDYGILPPPAEFMNSPPTVDIVSHERGLYNTNLKSGLMAGYGRNNQPLVSQTSSSSSSDFNKYRSGPYSTEVGRDQQKASLIKKRLYMPAPDSMSSYGKSTNTLRTSAYNHVHVPSTSSIVSEQWRSTNPSRYLSQGRRVPSENLNRMVSPITDLKYKPQNPEYSIGKETGRPQSTYQQGMTFTVRPGTRQPITQMYQGGYL, from the coding sequence GTAATGGACCAAAATTTAATGGAAATTACAGACTGTATAGTTCTGTTGGGGATCTGCGTTTAATGAGTTATGAATATTCTGATGAGGAGATTCCTGCACCACCTTCTGtgccacctccaccaccacctacAATGATTACTGTTGCTCCATCACAAGAAAGTAATTATTCATCCACAATTTCATCTCCATCATCTCCTAGCCCTCCAGACTTTATACCACCTACGCCAAATTCTTCTGCGCCATCGGTACCTAATTTTCTGCCTTACACAGACGCTTCTGTTGCATCAACAGAGCAGCAATCCACTGATGTTACCAACTGGAAATCCGGAACAGATCTTAGTGCAGGACAAAAAGAGATGTCTATGAGTCTGCCCAACAGGTTTTCATTAAatcctgcagtttttcaggatAGTCGTGGACAGACAATAACTGAGGCAGATCCTCAATCCACTCTGCCAAAGTCCTTCAAGgttcctcctcctgccccaaTCAGAACCTCATCGATACAGCTCCAAGAATATCATGATATAAGCTATTCCAAAGCTTCTACCCAATCGCCAGTACGATCTAGTTTTAATCCCAATGCACAAGCCAAACTTTTTTCAGTGCAGGAGAACAAACTTCTTAATGATACAGCAAACAAGAGAAAATCCATGCTGATCATGGATGATCAACAAGATGTGTTCCAAAATATTGATCTTGCAGTTCAAAAACCTAGCAGTGTAGTAGATTTCCCATCTGGGACATTGGCCCAAAAATCATCTGCGGATATGAAAACTGCTGAATTAGAAGCTGTAAGCAGAACTCAAAACGGGTTGTTAAGTGACAGTAGACAGGGACCTGAGCCTGGTTTTGACAATGAACCAGAGAAGCAATCAAACAATATTAATACACCTGTCAATGGAATAACACTAGGAAAAAAGGAAAGATCAAGCCATTCTCTTAGCAGTACTGAACTGACTAAAATGCCATTGTTTAAAGATGATGTTATAGAAAATGGACATAAAAGTTTAAAGCCCAAAATTCTCTCAATGAAACCTATTTTAACAAATCTACCCATATCTACTATTAATGTACAGACTAAACAAAATTCCCTAACAAGGAAGGAGACAACTACTCTccctaaagagagagaaaaaatgcAGAATGATCTAAAACTTGAGCAAAAAGAAATTGCTGAAGTCATACAGGATGCACCCCCATCACCTCCCCCCATgtcccctccaccaccacctccactgATTATGCCACCAAAACCACCAACaattccaccaccacctcctctacCATTTGCAGTAACACCACCGAAGACCTCACCATTGACCTCACCACCTGGTTCTCCTCTTGTGGCTTTAACCTCACCAGTACCTCAGGTTTCACCATTGCTTCCTTCAAAGCCTAAAATCTCAACCTCTTTAACCCCACCCATACCTCCATCTTTAAGTAAAACTGAGTCAAGTAAAGGTCCACAAGTGCCTTTACTAAAAGCACTACAAGAAAAACAGCAAACACtaagacaaatacctaaaaagtcTGTAGAGATTAGATCTGCTCATGTATCTTCTGTGTCTATTGATGATGATAATGACCAAAAGGCCAGAGTTGGGAAAATAAAAGGAGAGTTAGAAGCTTTGTTCTCTCCAAAGAAAGATGAAAAAGTAGGGGAGTTGAAAAATGTTCGCCTAGGGTCAGAATCCAATAAAAAGAATATGGAAGCCAATAAAAAGAATGGAAATACTCAAAGTAAAGATGGAGAAAACACACTTGTGAACTCTTTAATGTTAAAAGTACCACTCATGTCTGTTAAACAGGATAAGGAAGAGCTTGATGGCGATTTCTCAGATTGGAATACTAAAAATAGCAAAGCAGATATTCAGATTCCTGAGCCAGACTATCAGCCTACAACACCCAACCAAAAAACTGAAAGGCTAGACTTTTCAAGTATGCATAGTGAAATTATAATGCCTATGGCTGAAATGTCCTCCAGACCTGTCCAGCCTTTGAAGGTTACAGATGTACCCAGCACACTAGATAATATACCAACATATAAGCCACACAGCGACAGAAAGGAATTCACAGAAAGCTGGACTTTAGATAAAATATCATTGAAAGTGCCAGAGCCAGTTGCATTTGAACATCAGAAACCAGATACTGACCACAGCAATGAAGAAACCACAGCTTCTGTGATATTGAATTCCACTGCAAATGAAAATGTAAATAAACATCTTGACACTGGGGAACAGGAAGAAATCAGTTCCCCTATGGCTTTGCTTATGGCTGCAAAAAGAAGAGCCCAAAAGGGAAACCGATCTGCGGCGTTAGAACGTAGCAATCTGCCCAAAATATCACTTTCAAGAGGTATTGTGAAAAGCACTTTTAGTTCTCAATGTAATGAGGAAAAGATTAACACCTCTACTTTCCCCAAGAAAGAGAATGCTGGGTATTTTAGTCAACAGGTTACCAATTTCATTGCTAACCCAAGCAATCCTTTGGATCCAGATTTATCGATATCAAGATGGACTGACAGAGAGTGTAAGTCATCTAGTTTAAACACTGTGGCACCTAATTCACAAAAATCTGATAAGGCAACCTTTATACATACtgggaatgaaagctttggaaaaGTTTCCCCAGAGGATCGAAATGAAGACTTTCAGAATGACAAATTTGTTCAGTACAGCGATTCTACTAAAATGGCAAGCTTCATTGATGGACCTGCATTTAATATTTCAGCTGTTCCTTCACCTATACCAGCATCAAAGAGAGATGAGTTAATTGATTATGGAATCCTACCACCTCCAGCAGAATTCATGAACAGTCCTCCAACAGTGGATATTGTGTCACATGAGAGAGGATTATATAATACTAACCTGAAGTCTGGTTTAATGGCAGGTTATGGGCGGAATAATCAACCTTTGGTTTCCCAGACAAGCTCAagtagcagcagtgactttaacaaGTACAGAAGTGGTCCTTACAGCACAGAAGTTGGCAGAGATCAGCAGAAAGCTTCCCTCATTAAGAAACGCCTATATATGCCTGCCCCAGACAGCATGAGCAGCTATGGAAAAAGTACAAACACTCTGCGGACATCAGCTTACAATCATGTACATGTTCCATCTACTTCCAGTATTGTTTCAGAACAATGGCGTTCTACCAATCCTTCAAGATATTTGTCGCAAGGAAGGAGAGTGCCCTCTGAAAATCTCAACCGAATGGTATCGCCTATCACTGATCTTAAATACAAACCTCAAAATCCTGAATATTCAATTGGGAAAGAAACTGGCAG